One Solea senegalensis isolate Sse05_10M linkage group LG13, IFAPA_SoseM_1, whole genome shotgun sequence DNA segment encodes these proteins:
- the snx12 gene encoding sorting nexin-12 isoform X2 → MTDSTVADTRRLNSKPQDLTDAYGPPSNFLEIDVFDPQIVGVGRTRYTTYQVRMRTNLPIFKLKDSCVRRRYSDFEWLKNELERDSKIVVPPLPGKALKRQLPFLGGEGLFEESFIEERRSGLEQFINRIAGHPLAQNERCLHMFLQEESIDRNYIPGKV, encoded by the exons ATGACAGACTCCACGGTGGCCGACACTCGCCGGTTGAATTCCAAGCCCCAGGACCTGACGGATGCTTACGGTCCCCCCAGCAATTTTTTGGAAATAGACGTATTTGACCCACAGATCGTTGGAGTCGGACGGACCCGCTACACAACATACCAAGTTCGCATGAGG ACAAACCTCCCCATTTTCAAACTGAAGGATTCCTGTGTGCGAAGAAGATACAGTGACTTTGAGTGGTTAAAGAATGAGCTGGAAAGAGACAGTAAG ATTGTAGTACCACCTCTGCCGGGCAAAGCACTGAAGAGGCAGTTGCCATTTCTAGGAGGGGAAGGCCTTTTTGAGGAGTCCTTCATTGAGGAACGACGATCGGGCCTGGAGCAGTTCATCAACAG aATTGCAGGTCACCCCTTGGCCCAGAATGAGCGCTGTCTTCACATGTTTCTGCAGGAAGAGAGCATTGACCGTAACTACATTCCCGGAAAA GTATGA
- the snx12 gene encoding sorting nexin-12 isoform X1, producing MTDSTVADTRRLNSKPQDLTDAYGPPSNFLEIDVFDPQIVGVGRTRYTTYQVRMRTNLPIFKLKDSCVRRRYSDFEWLKNELERDSKIVVPPLPGKALKRQLPFLGGEGLFEESFIEERRSGLEQFINRIAGHPLAQNERCLHMFLQEESIDRNYIPGKVRH from the exons ATGACAGACTCCACGGTGGCCGACACTCGCCGGTTGAATTCCAAGCCCCAGGACCTGACGGATGCTTACGGTCCCCCCAGCAATTTTTTGGAAATAGACGTATTTGACCCACAGATCGTTGGAGTCGGACGGACCCGCTACACAACATACCAAGTTCGCATGAGG ACAAACCTCCCCATTTTCAAACTGAAGGATTCCTGTGTGCGAAGAAGATACAGTGACTTTGAGTGGTTAAAGAATGAGCTGGAAAGAGACAGTAAG ATTGTAGTACCACCTCTGCCGGGCAAAGCACTGAAGAGGCAGTTGCCATTTCTAGGAGGGGAAGGCCTTTTTGAGGAGTCCTTCATTGAGGAACGACGATCGGGCCTGGAGCAGTTCATCAACAG aATTGCAGGTCACCCCTTGGCCCAGAATGAGCGCTGTCTTCACATGTTTCTGCAGGAAGAGAGCATTGACCGTAACTACATTCCCGGAAAAGTACGGCACTAG
- the LOC122779628 gene encoding cytokine receptor common subunit gamma-like: protein MPTRLLLFLCLIGHVFAKEPPDVDCLVVHFKYVACSWNKQGPPEVNYTFSSGFNEKELKNCTTYVSQNNTITGCNQTYERLKYNKFMNFFTRLAHGNKTFQMHHLLKDKVLLFPPTNLTVQNGSDFNLWFYWNQTSPDCVDSEVRYRTNNNKWAVSAVSTGRQKYCINLPSSSSRYELQVRSRIAAICGESSFWSDWSEPAVWGSNNSTVTNHINPPLPVWMPLLYTVGAFIFILAVVLMLHHERVRFISISVVPKPSLALYDIEDWLQFSKGLKGNFKTNYNEHACPVREYCHVSQSDNESSDSSDSSTFSNTTDQTDCSVSAPLTNSEDGSSSCSSSSSVFVPTQEEQQQDSV from the exons ATGCCGACTAGACTgcttcttttcctctgtctgATTGGACATGTTTTTGCCAAAGAACCGCCAG ATGTGGACTGCTTGGTGGTGCATTTCAAATATGTTGCCTGTTCCTGGAATAAGCAGGGCCCTCCAGAGGTCAACTACACCTTCAGCAGTGG GTTCAATGAGAAGGAACTCAAAAACTGCACCACCTATGTGTCACAGAACAACACCATCACTGGATGTAACCAGACGTATGAAAGGCTGAAATACAATAAGTTTATGAACTTTTTTACCAGACTGGCACATGGCAACAAGACTTTCCAAATGCATCACCTTCTAAAAGACAAAG TCTTGTTATTTCCACCCACAAACCTCACTGTCCAGAATGGATCTGACTTCAACCTGTGGTTTTACTGGAACCAGACATCTCCAGACTGTGTGGATAGCGAGGTTCGCTACagaaccaacaacaacaagtgggCG GTGTCTGCAGTCAGTACTGGGAGACAGAAATACTGCATCAACCTGCCGTCCAGCAGCTCCCGCTATGAGCTGCAAGTGCGAAGCAGAATAGCGGCAATCTGTGGAGAGTCCTCATTCTGGAGTGACTGGAGTGAGCCTGCAGTCTGGGGATCCAACAACAGCACGG tcacaaaccaTATAAATCCTCCACTGCCTGTGTGGATGCCACTGCTATACACAGTAGGGGCTTTTATCTTCATCCTAGCGGTCGTCCTGATGCTGCACCATGAAAG GGTCCGATTCATCTCAATCTCTGTGGTTCCCAAGCCATCCCTGGCCCTTTATGACATTGAG GATTGGCTTCAATTCTCCAAAGGCCTGAAAGGGAATTTCAAGACAAACTACAACGAGCATGCCTGTCCAGTTCGTGAGTACTGCCATGTCTCCCAGTCCGACAACGAGAGCTCTGATAGCTCCGATAGCTCCACCTTCTCCAACACCACCGACCAAACCGACTGCTCTGTCTCCGCCCCCCTGACCAACTCAGAGGATGGGTCTTCTTCCTGCTCGTCCTCCAGCTCAGTTTTTGTCCCAActcaggaggagcagcagcaggactctGTTTAA